The window CCTTCCCGTCGACCATCGAAATGGCCTCGGTCGGGCATACGTCGATGCATTCACCACAAGCGTTGCATAGATCTCGGTCAACAACGGCAGGCATGTTGGTTCCTCCGGTCGATTCCCCGCCCGTGTCGGCGTCTCCATCGCCTGAATCCACACGGGTCGTGAATTCAGCGCACAGACAAGCACGGACCCGGCCGAACCGTCAGGGTGAAAGTGTGAGAAGGGCCTTCGGATCGTGTGAGAACGTGTCGATTCCGAGACCATGCCGTCCGCGAGCGGATCAGTCGTCCCCACGGAGGTTGCGGGCGACGGCCATGGCCAGCTCCAGGGCCTGCTCGTAGTTCAGCCTCGGATCCACCGCCGACCGGTAGGCGCGCTCCAGGTCCGCCTCGGCCAGGCCCCGCGCTCCACCCACGCACTCGGTCACGTCCTCGCCGGTCAGCTCGAAGTGCACGCCTCCCAGCACCGAGCCCAGGCGGACGTGCACGTCGAAGGACTGGTGGAGCTCGTTGAGGATCCGGTCGAAACGCCGGGTCTTGATCCCGTTGTCGAGCGTCTCGGTGTTGCCGTGCATGGGATCGCACACCCAGAGGACGGTCCGACCCATCGCCCGCACCGTCTCGATCAATCCCGGCAGATGGTCCTCGACCCGATCGTCGCCCATCCGATGGATCAGCGTGAGTCTTCCCGGTTCGGCGTCGGGGTCGAGGGTCTCGACCAGGCCCCGCACCCACTCGGCGTCCATGGCCGGACCGACCTTCACCGCGATCGGATTGCGGATTCCCCGGAAGAACTCGACGTGGGCACTGTCGAGCTGAGCGGTGCGCATGCCGATCCAGGGGAAGTGGGTCGAGAGGTCGTACCAGCCCTCGCGGCGCGGAACCCGGCGGGTCTGGGCCTGTTCGTAGAACAGGGACAGCCCCTCGTGGCTGGTGTAGAAGTCCACCCGTCGCAGGCTGGCCGGCTCGCGACCCAGAACGGCCTCCATGAAATCGATCGACTGCTTGATCCCTTCGACGATCCGCCCGTACTCGGAACGCAGCGGTGAGCCGTCGAGGAATCCCAGGTTCCAGTACTCGGGGTGGTGCAGGTCGGCGAAGCCGCCCTCGGCCAGGGCCCGGATGAAGTTCAGCGTGAGTGCCGCCCGCTCGTAGCCCTTCAGCAGGAGCTGCGGATCCGGGGTGCGATCCTCGCGCGTGAACGGCGCACGATTGACGAGATCGCCCCGGTAGGTGGGCAGCTCGATCCCGTCACGGGCCTCGGTGTCGGTCGACCGGGGCTTGGCGTACTGACCGGCGAAGCGCCCCACGCGGACCACCGGGCGGCGGGTCCCGTGGACCAGGACCAACGACATCTGCAGCAGGATCTTCAGCTTGCTGGTGATGGCGTCGACGTCGCAGTCGTCGAAGCTCTCGGCGCAGTCTCCGCCCTGCAGAAGGAAGGCCTCGCCGCGGGCGGCGGCGGCCAGTTCGTCCTTGAGGGCCTCGACCTCCCAGGACGTCACCAGCGGGGGCAGGTGCGACATCTGCCCGACCACGTGCGTCACCTGGGACGGATCGGGGTAGTTCGGCAGCTGCGTGGCGGTGCGATGCTGCCAGCTCGTGGGAGTCCAGTTGTCCATGGAACGCTCGGGGCGGCGGGTTCGACCAGGGCCGGATCGTTACGGTAATCGGGCCGCGAGGGGCTGCCAACCCCGGGACCGCGGGTTCGGCAGCCAGACGATCCACCCGGGCGCGGGCCTCGGGGTGGGCGCGTCGCGATTGCGCGGGCGCTCAGAGCCCGAGGTCCTCGGGGCCGGACGACCGACCACGGGCCGGACGGTTCACGCGAGGGGGCCGCCGAAGCGGGCCCAGACCGTGCCCAGGAGCGCGATCGCACCGAGCAGCAGGAGGGCGTGGACCTTCCCGTCGCGCGCCACGTCACGGCCGAGCAGGACCCGGACGAGCACTCCGATGCCGGCGCTGCCCGCCGATGCGGCGAGCAGACTGGCGCCGATCCGGGCAAGACCGAGATCCCACTCGCGGCGGACCGGGGAGTCCCAGCGCTTGTCGAAGAGATTGGGCGTCTGGGGCGCCGCGTGGTCGAGGAGGTAGGCTCCACCGACCAGGCACAACACCGACAGAACGATGAACACGGCCCCCCAGCGCTTCCACGCGCCCGGCACCGCGGTCGAGGCGGCGGTCATGACGATCCTCCCGAGAGGCCCTCTTCCGGCCACGAGGCTTCTCGCGGCGGATATCGACCGCTGCGGCCACGCACTTGAGCACCGATCGGCCGGGGATCTCGACACCTGACGTCGCCGCATCGTTCGGTTAGGATCGGATCCCCGTTTCTCGACGCTTCTCCGTCGCCTTCTCGCCGCTTCCTCGGGAGGTCGCCGTGTCCGACGTCTACGATGTCAAGGACCACATCCGCAGCCGTGCGCACATCGATTCCATGGCCGAGTACGAGCGCCTGTACCGGCTGTCGCTCGACAACCCCGAGTGGTTCTGGGCCGAGCAGGCCAAGGCACTGACCTGGTTCCACCCCTGGAACATGGTCTTCGACGCCGACTACGAAGAAGTGGACTTCGCCTGGTACAGCGGGGGCCGGCTCAATGCCTGCTTCAACTGCGTCGATCGTCACGTTCCCGAGCGTGGCGAGGAAACGGCGATCATCTGGGCGTCCGACGAAGCCGGCGTCTACAAGCACATCAGCTACCGCGAGCTGAAGCACCAGGTCGCGCGGATCGCGAACGTCCTGCTCAAGTTCGGTGTCCGCAAGGGCGACCGGGTGTGCATCTACATGCCCATGATCCCCGAGGCGGCCTACACCATGCTCGCCTGCGCACGGATCGGAGCCGTGCACTCGGTGGTCTTCGGGGGCTTCAGTGCCGAGTCGCTGCGCGACCGCATCGTGGACGCCCAGGCCAA is drawn from Candidatus Krumholzibacteriia bacterium and contains these coding sequences:
- a CDS encoding 4Fe-4S binding protein; translation: MPAVVDRDLCNACGECIDVCPTEAISMVDGKAQVDPDECTECYACVDPCPEDAITVVED
- a CDS encoding 3-deoxy-7-phosphoheptulonate synthase class II, whose amino-acid sequence is MDNWTPTSWQHRTATQLPNYPDPSQVTHVVGQMSHLPPLVTSWEVEALKDELAAAARGEAFLLQGGDCAESFDDCDVDAITSKLKILLQMSLVLVHGTRRPVVRVGRFAGQYAKPRSTDTEARDGIELPTYRGDLVNRAPFTREDRTPDPQLLLKGYERAALTLNFIRALAEGGFADLHHPEYWNLGFLDGSPLRSEYGRIVEGIKQSIDFMEAVLGREPASLRRVDFYTSHEGLSLFYEQAQTRRVPRREGWYDLSTHFPWIGMRTAQLDSAHVEFFRGIRNPIAVKVGPAMDAEWVRGLVETLDPDAEPGRLTLIHRMGDDRVEDHLPGLIETVRAMGRTVLWVCDPMHGNTETLDNGIKTRRFDRILNELHQSFDVHVRLGSVLGGVHFELTGEDVTECVGGARGLAEADLERAYRSAVDPRLNYEQALELAMAVARNLRGDD